The following coding sequences are from one Kushneria phosphatilytica window:
- a CDS encoding flagellin N-terminal helical domain-containing protein, with translation MAMVVNTNSLSLMAQQNLNKSQNQLNTAIERLSSGSRINSAKDDAAGQAIANRMTSQVTGLNQASRNANDGISLAQTAEGALDQVNDNLQRIRELTVQAQNGTNSASDIDSIQKEVNQRLEEINRVTTDTSFNGTEVFSSASAGTSFSIQVGANDGETISINIGQSEGAVGSTGGSGWNMYTSSAASGAGNANITAADRNVKTNGFDVLSSGALATLDDKLKSVDNNRSDLGAVQNRFESAIENINTTSTNLSSARSRIEDADYATEVSNMSKAQILQQAGTSVLAQANQTTQSVLSLLR, from the coding sequence ATGGCAATGGTCGTCAATACCAACTCGCTGTCGCTGATGGCTCAGCAGAACCTGAACAAGTCCCAGAACCAGCTCAACACGGCAATCGAGCGTCTCTCCTCCGGCTCGCGCATCAACAGTGCCAAGGACGATGCCGCCGGCCAGGCCATCGCCAACCGCATGACCTCCCAGGTCACCGGGCTCAACCAGGCCAGCCGCAACGCCAACGACGGTATCTCGCTGGCCCAGACCGCCGAAGGCGCCCTGGATCAGGTCAACGACAACCTGCAGCGCATCCGTGAACTGACCGTTCAGGCCCAGAACGGCACCAACTCCGCCAGCGACATCGACTCCATCCAGAAGGAAGTCAACCAGCGTCTGGAAGAGATCAACCGCGTCACGACCGACACTTCCTTTAACGGCACGGAAGTGTTCAGCAGCGCCTCTGCTGGTACCTCGTTCAGCATCCAGGTAGGTGCCAACGATGGCGAAACCATCAGCATCAACATCGGTCAGTCCGAGGGCGCCGTGGGCAGCACCGGCGGTTCTGGATGGAACATGTACACAAGTTCCGCAGCCAGCGGTGCCGGTAACGCCAACATTACTGCCGCCGATCGGAATGTTAAAACCAACGGCTTTGACGTCCTGAGCTCCGGCGCTCTGGCCACACTGGACGACAAGCTGAAGTCGGTCGACAACAACCGCAGTGATCTGGGTGCCGTGCAGAATCGCTTCGAATCGGCTATCGAAAACATCAACACCACCTCGACCAACCTGAGCTCTGCTCGCTCACGGATCGAAGATGCCGACTACGCCACCGAAGTGTCGAACATGTCCAAGGCGCAGATCCTGCAGCAGGCCGGCACCTCAGTACTGGCCCAGGCCAACCAGACCACCCAGAGCGTGCTCTCGCTGCTCCGCTGA
- a CDS encoding flagellin N-terminal helical domain-containing protein, which produces MAMVVNTNSLSLMAQQNLNKSQNSLNTAIERLSSGSRINSAKDDAAGQAIANRMTSQVTGLNQASRNANDGISLAQTAEGALDQVNDNLQRIRELTVQAQNGTNSASDIDSIQKEVNQRLEEINRVTTDTSFNGTEVFSSASAGTSFSIQVGANDGETISINIGQSEGAVGSTGGSGWNMYTSSAASGAGNANITAADRNVKTNGFDVLSSGALATLDDKLKSVDNNRSDLGAVQNRFESAIENINTTSTNLSSARSRIEDADYATEVSNMSKAQILQQAGTSVLAQANQTSQSVLSLLR; this is translated from the coding sequence ATGGCAATGGTCGTCAATACCAACTCGCTGTCGCTGATGGCTCAGCAGAACCTGAACAAGTCCCAGAACTCGCTCAACACGGCAATCGAGCGTCTCTCCTCCGGCTCGCGCATCAACAGTGCCAAGGACGATGCCGCCGGCCAGGCCATCGCCAACCGCATGACCTCCCAGGTCACCGGGCTCAACCAGGCCAGCCGCAACGCCAACGACGGTATCTCGCTGGCCCAGACCGCCGAAGGCGCCCTGGATCAGGTCAACGACAACCTGCAGCGCATCCGTGAACTGACCGTTCAGGCCCAGAACGGCACCAACTCCGCCAGCGACATCGACTCCATCCAGAAGGAAGTCAACCAGCGTCTGGAAGAGATCAACCGCGTCACGACCGACACTTCCTTTAACGGCACGGAAGTGTTCAGCAGCGCCTCTGCTGGTACCTCGTTCAGCATCCAGGTAGGTGCCAACGATGGCGAAACCATCAGCATCAACATCGGTCAGTCCGAGGGCGCCGTGGGCAGCACCGGCGGTTCTGGATGGAACATGTACACAAGTTCCGCAGCCAGCGGTGCCGGTAACGCCAACATTACTGCCGCCGATCGGAATGTTAAAACCAACGGCTTTGACGTCCTGAGCTCCGGCGCTCTGGCCACACTGGACGACAAGCTGAAGTCGGTCGACAACAACCGTAGTGATCTGGGTGCCGTGCAGAACCGCTTCGAATCGGCCATCGAGAACATCAACACCACCTCGACCAACCTGAGTTCTGCCCGTTCGCGGATCGAGGATGCGGACTACGCCACTGAAGTGTCGAACATGTCCAAGGCACAGATCCTGCAGCAGGCTGGCACCTCGGTTCTGGCACAGGCCAATCAGACCAGCCAAAGCGTGCTCTCGCTGCTCCGCTGA
- a CDS encoding O-linked N-acetylglucosamine transferase family protein: MSARKQKRSSNRSKHNASNSAAMLPPHEQKKLLGIYESRNFSAAERYAETLTQRYPHDAFGWKVLGSCLHKNGHIKKAQETLQRSLDIKANDAQTQHLMARAWYDLGEPQKALGYAREAIALEPGFAQGHFTVAEILTESDLDKEALEHALKAEELGYEKTACLFIRGHIQTKRRHYQEALNIVQELVRVDPDNPFVQNEIANLYKDLGQFDQAEAAYRKAMALDADFDVAFSNLLVCMHYNPDVSSENILDTIKQWENQFPSQPDQYQHASSSAVANKVIRLGMVSSGFRMHPVGQMILTGLERLNPGFELHFYSTNNADDDLTQRLKKVATSWNLVRHLEQDELADRIHQDGIDILLDLSGYGEGSRLRTMSYKPAPLIIKWVGGLINTMGLSSFDYLISDNIETPEGVDDWYTEKLIRMPNDYICYLPAPDAPPITALPAMSNGYITLGCFNNPAKINPELLGEWAKLMHELPNSRLFLKSGQYDSQDYCDRIRTIMHEHGISAERLLLEGPSNHRQLLEAYNKVDIALDTWPYSGGLTTCEAFMMGVPVVTYPGPTFAGRHSATHLINAGMSELVTGSWDEYRQRVIELASDIPNLSVIRACLRQFLMQSPVCDAEKFGKHFSTAMRAVWQRHCESKKPAALSLNSEGSAYFDNEKTAVSIQKPSTEGITAIDAHITQSLQSQWAQVSFNILLSNNPANKKSHDLPAPLIVSLTSYPKRFSTLPFTLQALLSQTIKADHIVLWIAHEDRECLDGNIRSFENRGIEIRFCEDLRSYKKIIPALEYYKDCFIVTADDDLYYKPTWLEELTGSYRHEKEVVAHRAHKIVLDKNGSPAPYKMWEWEYSNSQTASELIFPTTGYGTLFPPNIFHPDVRKREIFEKLSPDADDVWLYWMCRLNNATFRVTGGQPPFTTWPESQLETLWHHNVLDAGNDEKLSSLIGHYGSIFDKKNKSGQRQHPLTNYKDENFLFIIGCGRSGNTLMRKLLMEHLDVFIPPENYVLGTQIHHFLRMSNTEWPHIVQDFLNTFKSQKDFEAFGVNDISSFKKKAITWPESERNFSRLVIRLYNWLAAQQGISPKWLGDKTPLNTLNLEYILNAFPNAKFIFMERDPFDVVSSYMEAGIYTDATEAARRWKNSYLSWKKQLSHKGKNQQVLIKYEDFVTKPEETVKNIGKTFGVPKRSNNKDRKIALGDVDLLAHHGNVKKTTFTSSIGKGRKKLKSDDIFAIEKELGDLITQRSYSL; this comes from the coding sequence ATGAGCGCTCGCAAGCAAAAACGATCCTCAAATCGTTCAAAGCATAATGCTTCCAATTCTGCGGCTATGCTGCCACCGCACGAGCAGAAAAAACTTCTGGGGATTTACGAGTCCAGAAACTTTTCAGCAGCAGAACGCTATGCAGAAACTCTAACTCAGCGCTACCCACATGATGCTTTTGGTTGGAAAGTGCTGGGAAGCTGCCTGCACAAGAATGGTCATATCAAAAAAGCTCAGGAAACATTACAACGCTCACTGGACATCAAGGCAAATGACGCGCAAACCCAACACTTGATGGCCCGAGCCTGGTATGATCTGGGCGAGCCTCAAAAGGCATTAGGCTATGCTCGAGAAGCGATTGCCCTGGAACCCGGTTTTGCTCAGGGCCATTTTACTGTGGCCGAAATTCTGACCGAAAGCGACCTGGATAAAGAAGCACTGGAGCATGCTTTAAAAGCGGAGGAACTCGGTTATGAGAAAACCGCTTGCCTCTTTATTCGCGGCCATATTCAGACCAAGCGACGCCATTATCAGGAAGCCCTAAATATTGTTCAGGAGTTGGTCAGAGTTGATCCTGACAACCCTTTTGTTCAAAACGAGATTGCCAATCTCTACAAGGATCTGGGGCAGTTCGATCAGGCAGAAGCAGCCTACCGAAAGGCAATGGCACTGGATGCGGATTTCGATGTAGCTTTTTCCAACCTGTTGGTCTGCATGCATTATAATCCGGACGTCAGCTCGGAAAATATCCTTGACACTATCAAGCAGTGGGAAAATCAATTTCCCAGCCAGCCTGATCAATATCAGCATGCTTCCAGTAGTGCAGTAGCCAACAAGGTCATCCGCCTTGGCATGGTGTCGTCCGGGTTTCGTATGCACCCGGTAGGACAAATGATTCTGACGGGCCTGGAACGTTTGAATCCCGGCTTCGAGCTACATTTTTATAGTACCAATAATGCCGACGACGACCTGACTCAGCGCCTGAAAAAAGTAGCCACATCCTGGAATCTGGTGCGCCATCTCGAACAGGATGAACTCGCCGACCGTATTCATCAGGATGGCATTGATATCCTGCTGGATCTTTCCGGCTATGGTGAAGGCAGCCGACTGCGTACCATGTCTTATAAACCAGCGCCGCTTATTATAAAATGGGTAGGTGGTTTAATTAACACTATGGGGCTTTCAAGTTTCGATTATCTGATTTCAGATAATATTGAGACTCCTGAAGGCGTAGATGACTGGTATACGGAAAAACTGATTCGTATGCCAAACGACTACATCTGCTATCTCCCCGCCCCGGACGCACCGCCCATTACGGCCCTGCCCGCCATGAGCAATGGCTATATCACATTGGGCTGCTTTAACAACCCAGCCAAGATTAATCCGGAATTGTTAGGTGAATGGGCAAAACTGATGCACGAACTGCCCAACAGTCGATTATTCCTGAAAAGCGGGCAATATGACAGTCAGGATTACTGTGATCGCATTCGCACTATCATGCATGAACACGGTATTTCGGCTGAACGCCTGCTCCTTGAAGGGCCCTCTAACCATCGCCAACTGCTTGAAGCTTACAATAAGGTCGATATTGCGCTCGATACCTGGCCTTACTCGGGCGGGCTGACAACCTGTGAAGCTTTCATGATGGGTGTTCCGGTAGTCACCTACCCTGGCCCAACCTTTGCTGGACGACATTCAGCAACGCATCTTATCAATGCAGGAATGTCGGAGTTGGTTACCGGGAGCTGGGATGAATACCGTCAGCGTGTCATTGAGTTGGCCTCCGATATACCCAATCTGAGTGTTATCCGGGCTTGCCTGCGTCAGTTCCTGATGCAATCGCCGGTTTGTGATGCAGAAAAGTTCGGCAAACATTTTTCGACAGCCATGCGGGCTGTATGGCAACGGCACTGTGAAAGCAAAAAACCTGCTGCCTTGAGCCTGAATTCAGAAGGTAGTGCTTATTTTGATAACGAGAAGACTGCTGTAAGCATTCAGAAGCCTAGTACAGAGGGCATTACGGCTATTGATGCACATATTACTCAATCTTTGCAATCCCAATGGGCACAAGTCTCTTTCAATATATTATTGAGCAACAATCCGGCCAACAAGAAATCACATGACTTACCTGCTCCTTTAATAGTATCACTTACTTCCTACCCGAAGCGCTTTTCGACGCTACCTTTCACCTTGCAGGCCCTGTTATCACAAACCATAAAAGCAGATCACATTGTCCTCTGGATCGCTCATGAAGATAGAGAATGTTTAGATGGAAATATACGCTCTTTTGAAAACAGAGGTATTGAAATTCGTTTCTGTGAAGATTTACGCTCTTATAAAAAGATAATCCCAGCACTAGAATATTATAAAGATTGCTTCATCGTTACTGCAGACGACGACCTTTATTACAAACCTACTTGGCTAGAAGAGCTAACGGGCTCTTATAGACATGAAAAAGAGGTTGTCGCTCACAGAGCCCACAAGATCGTTCTTGACAAGAATGGTAGTCCAGCACCCTATAAAATGTGGGAATGGGAGTATTCCAATAGCCAAACAGCCTCTGAACTTATTTTTCCAACCACAGGCTATGGAACACTATTTCCGCCCAACATATTTCATCCTGATGTCAGAAAAAGAGAGATTTTTGAAAAGCTATCCCCAGATGCGGATGATGTGTGGCTTTATTGGATGTGCAGGCTCAATAACGCAACTTTCAGAGTTACGGGTGGGCAGCCTCCCTTTACGACTTGGCCTGAAAGTCAGCTTGAAACTTTATGGCACCATAATGTGCTTGATGCAGGTAATGACGAGAAGCTTAGTTCTCTGATAGGGCACTACGGTTCAATTTTTGACAAAAAAAATAAAAGTGGTCAAAGACAACACCCACTCACCAACTATAAGGATGAAAACTTTCTTTTCATTATCGGCTGTGGTCGTTCAGGCAATACACTTATGCGAAAATTGCTTATGGAACATTTGGATGTATTTATACCACCTGAGAACTATGTTCTTGGCACTCAAATTCATCATTTTTTGAGAATGAGCAACACTGAGTGGCCACATATAGTACAAGATTTCCTGAACACCTTTAAGTCACAAAAAGATTTTGAGGCTTTTGGTGTTAACGACATTTCATCTTTTAAGAAAAAAGCGATTACTTGGCCTGAAAGTGAAAGAAATTTTTCAAGGCTTGTTATAAGACTTTATAATTGGCTTGCAGCACAGCAAGGCATATCTCCAAAATGGCTAGGAGATAAAACCCCTTTAAACACATTAAACCTAGAATATATTTTAAACGCCTTCCCCAATGCTAAATTCATTTTTATGGAAAGGGATCCATTTGATGTCGTTTCTTCCTATATGGAAGCAGGAATTTATACAGATGCTACAGAAGCTGCCAGACGCTGGAAAAACTCCTACCTTAGCTGGAAAAAACAGCTTTCACATAAAGGCAAAAACCAACAAGTACTTATAAAGTATGAAGACTTTGTTACCAAACCTGAAGAAACAGTAAAAAATATAGGAAAAACTTTCGGTGTTCCGAAAAGAAGCAACAATAAAGACAGGAAAATAGCTTTAGGAGATGTGGATCTTTTGGCGCATCATGGAAATGTCAAAAAAACGACCTTTACATCTTCAATTGGGAAAGGAAGGAAAAAATTGAAAAGTGACGACATTTTTGCCATCGAAAAAGAGCTAGGCGATCTCATCACCCAGAGAAGTTATAGCTTATAA
- a CDS encoding flagellar protein FlaG — translation MTIGDGSPPFIPQTSLLFSSLTFCALLKVNAHTITSVTRVFMGASAMTNISQTATAASPLSHQRSAVITDPADVSSSATVINTEKEKTTKANPTGQTLDEAIGQLNQTLHRFGVEFEIDGDIERVITRVIDRESGKQIRQIPAEDVVKILHRLANQPAAAESGLLFSEMV, via the coding sequence ATGACAATCGGCGACGGCTCTCCCCCTTTCATACCCCAAACCAGCCTTTTGTTCAGTAGCCTCACCTTCTGCGCCCTGCTAAAAGTAAACGCTCATACTATTACAAGCGTTACCCGGGTCTTTATGGGGGCTTCGGCAATGACCAACATTTCTCAGACAGCAACGGCTGCCTCACCGCTTTCACATCAACGTTCTGCCGTTATTACCGATCCAGCCGACGTCTCCTCATCGGCCACTGTTATCAATACAGAAAAGGAAAAAACCACAAAAGCCAATCCGACCGGGCAAACTCTGGATGAAGCCATTGGCCAGCTCAATCAGACCCTGCATCGGTTTGGCGTGGAATTCGAGATCGATGGTGACATCGAGCGGGTCATCACCCGCGTGATTGATCGCGAAAGCGGTAAGCAGATTCGTCAGATCCCAGCGGAGGACGTAGTGAAAATCCTGCATCGTCTGGCCAATCAGCCAGCCGCAGCAGAGTCCGGGTTGCTATTCAGCGAGATGGTTTGA
- a CDS encoding phosphate-starvation-inducible protein PsiE — protein MPKNDWSHRLHQRTDRIGKLLVGGFHFMALFAIGGAIAWGALFTFLDMLAEGVPGVDDILLLFIYLELGAMVGIYFRTNHMPVRFLIYVAITALTRMMIGDIQHSHHDPDMGIIYIAVSVLLLSISILIVRYGSARFPSHPERPPYTTDSGEKDDKVDER, from the coding sequence ATGCCGAAGAATGACTGGAGTCACCGCCTGCATCAAAGAACCGACCGAATTGGCAAATTGCTGGTAGGTGGTTTTCACTTCATGGCTCTCTTTGCCATAGGCGGCGCGATCGCATGGGGGGCACTGTTTACCTTTCTGGATATGCTGGCCGAAGGTGTACCAGGGGTCGATGATATCCTGTTGCTGTTCATCTACCTGGAACTGGGGGCGATGGTTGGCATCTACTTTCGCACCAATCACATGCCTGTACGGTTTTTGATCTATGTGGCCATTACTGCCCTGACACGAATGATGATCGGCGATATTCAGCACAGTCATCACGACCCGGATATGGGCATCATCTATATCGCCGTCTCTGTACTGCTGCTCTCCATCTCCATTCTGATTGTCCGCTATGGTTCCGCGCGCTTCCCCTCTCATCCGGAGCGCCCGCCTTACACTACGGACAGTGGTGAAAAGGACGACAAGGTGGATGAGCGCTAG
- a CDS encoding cold-shock protein, producing MATGTVKWFNDAKGYGFIAPNDGGDDVFAHFSEVQQDGFKSLQEGQKVSFEITQGKKGLQASNIQPE from the coding sequence ATGGCAACTGGCACGGTTAAGTGGTTCAACGACGCCAAGGGTTATGGCTTCATCGCTCCCAACGACGGCGGTGATGACGTTTTTGCCCATTTCTCTGAAGTCCAGCAGGACGGCTTCAAGTCTCTGCAGGAAGGTCAGAAGGTTTCCTTCGAGATTACTCAGGGCAAAAAGGGGCTCCAGGCCTCCAACATCCAACCCGAATAA
- the fliE gene encoding flagellar hook-basal body complex protein FliE — MAVAGAGLQALVQQMQQVAQQAGGQQQAAPVQSDDISFAGELKNAIDRVDGMKKAAAAKTMAFERGDPGVELNDVMVDMQKASVSFQMGIQVRNRLMTAYKDIMNMQV; from the coding sequence ATGGCAGTTGCAGGTGCCGGCCTACAGGCCCTCGTTCAACAGATGCAGCAGGTGGCGCAGCAGGCCGGTGGCCAGCAGCAGGCAGCGCCCGTACAGTCCGATGACATCAGTTTTGCCGGTGAGCTCAAGAATGCCATCGATCGTGTAGATGGCATGAAGAAGGCTGCGGCGGCCAAAACCATGGCTTTCGAACGAGGTGATCCCGGCGTGGAACTCAACGATGTCATGGTCGATATGCAGAAGGCCAGCGTATCTTTCCAGATGGGCATCCAGGTGCGTAATCGACTGATGACGGCGTACAAGGACATCATGAATATGCAGGTGTAA
- the fliF gene encoding flagellar basal-body MS-ring/collar protein FliF yields the protein MSEANATANSSRALLERLKANPRLPLIIAVAAVAAILVALLLWARSPDYRVLFSNLSNADGGTIVSRLEQMQVPYRLTSGGQAIMVPADKVDQVRLSLASEGLPKGGGVGFELMDNQSFGVSQFVEHVNYQRALEGELARSIESIDAVQTARVHLAMPQESVFVRDRKQPTASVILTLYQGRAMGDGQVSAIAHLVSSSVTNLPVDAVTVVDQNGRLLSQAGSEGGSGLDDTQLKYTAQIEQNLRNRIETILAPVVGRENVRAQVTANIDFSRAEHTREQYAPNQDPNQAAVRSKQLSESDQLGGSGIGGVPGALSNQPTPQEASPIQNQNANNGQGQNGNNGQGNNNQGNNQNNQNNNGANNAQQNAMPRSSNSSSTINYELDRTIRHVQEDSGRIQRLSVGVVVDYRSQTGEDGQVTQVPLSDDQMAKIQRLVREAVGYSEQRGDSVEVVNAEFSEKMDPQPAAPAWWENPQLISLAMTLGRYLLIALVAFILWRKLIKPLLDRQRESLAPATAGGGASGTFSTVAGDDEDGEAGEDDEAEFNRNMAEMARKRQRKVYDSQLSEAQERAKEDPRLVAMILRGWMNGKD from the coding sequence ATGAGTGAAGCCAACGCGACGGCCAATTCATCTCGAGCCTTGCTTGAGCGATTGAAAGCCAACCCGCGTCTACCGCTGATCATTGCAGTCGCAGCGGTGGCAGCCATTCTGGTAGCACTGCTGCTCTGGGCACGCTCACCCGATTACCGTGTGCTTTTTTCCAATCTGAGCAATGCCGATGGCGGCACGATTGTCAGTCGCCTGGAACAGATGCAGGTGCCCTACCGGCTCACCTCGGGCGGTCAGGCCATCATGGTACCGGCCGACAAGGTCGATCAGGTACGCCTCTCACTGGCAAGTGAAGGGCTCCCCAAGGGAGGCGGCGTCGGTTTCGAACTGATGGACAACCAGTCCTTCGGCGTCAGCCAGTTCGTGGAGCACGTCAACTATCAACGTGCGCTGGAAGGAGAACTGGCCCGCTCGATCGAATCGATCGACGCTGTACAAACTGCTCGCGTGCACCTGGCCATGCCGCAGGAATCAGTGTTTGTGCGTGATCGCAAGCAGCCTACTGCTTCGGTCATCCTGACACTCTATCAGGGGCGTGCCATGGGGGATGGCCAGGTGAGTGCCATCGCGCACCTGGTATCTTCGAGTGTTACCAATCTGCCGGTCGATGCCGTCACGGTCGTTGATCAGAACGGACGTCTTCTTTCACAAGCCGGGTCGGAAGGCGGTAGCGGGCTTGACGACACACAGCTCAAATACACCGCCCAGATTGAACAGAATCTGCGTAACCGCATCGAAACCATTCTGGCTCCCGTCGTGGGCCGTGAGAACGTTCGTGCGCAGGTCACTGCCAATATCGACTTTTCCAGAGCCGAACATACCAGAGAACAATACGCACCCAATCAGGACCCCAATCAGGCTGCCGTTCGCAGCAAGCAGCTCAGTGAAAGTGACCAGCTGGGCGGCAGTGGTATCGGTGGCGTTCCGGGCGCACTGAGCAATCAGCCGACGCCTCAGGAAGCTTCCCCGATCCAGAATCAGAATGCGAATAATGGCCAGGGCCAGAATGGCAATAACGGTCAGGGAAATAATAATCAGGGGAACAACCAGAATAATCAGAACAATAATGGTGCCAACAACGCACAACAGAACGCCATGCCGCGTTCAAGCAACAGCAGCTCAACCATCAACTATGAGCTGGATCGCACCATTCGTCATGTCCAGGAAGATTCCGGACGCATTCAACGTCTTTCGGTCGGTGTGGTTGTAGATTATCGCTCTCAAACAGGCGAAGACGGCCAGGTGACCCAGGTGCCGCTGAGCGATGACCAGATGGCGAAAATTCAGCGTCTGGTGCGTGAGGCTGTCGGCTACTCGGAACAGCGCGGTGATTCGGTAGAAGTCGTCAACGCCGAATTCAGTGAAAAGATGGACCCCCAGCCTGCAGCACCCGCCTGGTGGGAGAATCCGCAGCTGATCTCGCTGGCCATGACCCTCGGTCGATACCTGCTGATCGCACTGGTGGCCTTTATCCTCTGGCGCAAGCTGATCAAGCCTCTGCTGGATCGCCAGCGTGAGAGCCTGGCCCCGGCCACCGCGGGAGGGGGCGCCAGCGGTACCTTCTCTACTGTTGCAGGTGATGATGAAGACGGCGAAGCCGGTGAAGATGATGAAGCCGAATTCAACCGCAACATGGCAGAGATGGCCCGCAAGCGGCAGCGCAAGGTCTACGACAGCCAGCTGTCGGAGGCACAGGAGCGCGCCAAGGAAGACCCCCGTCTGGTAGCGATGATTCTCAGAGGCTGGATGAATGGCAAAGACTAG
- the fliG gene encoding flagellar motor switch protein FliG: MAKTSFNEAGVERSALLLMALDEDTAAEVFKSLAPREVQQIGMAMASLGQVSMERMSEVIKQFNEELGQYDAISMHSSDHIRAVLVKAMGEERASSLLEDIFESNQDNGIDALNLMEPSVVAEMIRDEHPQIIATIMVHLERGQASDVLALFDDGLRNDVVMRIATFSGVQPAALQELTEVLGGLLEGQNLKRAKMGGIRTAAEILNLMNSTQEESVLDSVRNYDENIAQQIIDEMFVFDNLADVDDRSIKRILQDIDTNSLVIALKGAPEEVRDRFTANMSSRAAEMLLEDMQMRGPIRLSQVEAEQKNILTLVKRLADAGEVALGGGDDAYV; the protein is encoded by the coding sequence ATGGCAAAGACTAGTTTCAATGAAGCCGGGGTCGAACGCAGCGCCCTGCTGCTGATGGCACTCGATGAAGATACGGCAGCCGAGGTCTTCAAAAGCCTGGCGCCCCGGGAGGTCCAGCAGATCGGTATGGCCATGGCAAGCCTCGGCCAAGTATCGATGGAGCGCATGAGTGAGGTGATCAAGCAGTTCAACGAGGAACTGGGCCAGTACGATGCCATCAGCATGCACTCCAGCGACCATATCCGTGCGGTGTTGGTCAAGGCCATGGGAGAAGAACGCGCCTCCAGCCTGCTGGAAGATATCTTCGAGTCCAATCAGGATAATGGCATCGATGCGCTTAACCTGATGGAGCCCAGTGTGGTCGCCGAGATGATCCGCGATGAACATCCGCAGATCATTGCCACCATCATGGTCCACCTGGAGCGTGGTCAGGCCTCCGATGTTCTCGCACTGTTCGATGATGGTTTACGCAACGATGTGGTCATGCGCATTGCGACCTTCAGTGGCGTGCAGCCAGCAGCGCTGCAGGAACTGACCGAAGTGCTGGGCGGTCTGCTGGAAGGTCAGAATCTCAAGCGCGCCAAGATGGGGGGTATTCGTACTGCGGCGGAAATCCTCAACCTGATGAATTCCACTCAGGAAGAGAGCGTGCTCGACAGCGTACGCAATTACGACGAAAACATTGCGCAGCAGATCATCGACGAGATGTTTGTCTTCGACAATCTGGCCGATGTCGACGATCGCAGTATCAAGCGCATCCTGCAGGATATCGATACCAACTCGCTGGTTATCGCGCTCAAGGGCGCACCGGAAGAAGTCCGCGATCGTTTCACCGCCAACATGTCCAGTCGTGCTGCCGAAATGCTGCTCGAAGACATGCAGATGCGCGGGCCGATTCGTCTCTCCCAGGTGGAAGCCGAGCAGAAGAATATTCTTACGCTGGTCAAGCGGTTGGCGGATGCCGGCGAAGTAGCACTGGGAGGCGGCGACGACGCCTATGTCTGA
- a CDS encoding flagellar assembly protein FliH, whose amino-acid sequence MSDRTHNDRNAHWQRWEMGQLERRQSRRQGDIDAGRQSQATSDELQRRKEDEFRRQAVERGFEEGHSSGYETGHGEGYAAGYQAGLDQALADHQARLDEELQTTLEPMARLARHFERAISQLDDDVAYALVELALETGRQLAGRQLELAPEHILDDIEALIAAEPTLSGSPTLCVHPDDLVLVQRELGNMLSDIGWQLRAEQSLEPGDCRVETEQREIDGSRTDRWERLRHAVGHGKH is encoded by the coding sequence ATGTCTGATCGTACGCACAACGATCGCAACGCCCATTGGCAGCGCTGGGAAATGGGTCAGCTTGAGCGACGCCAGTCGCGCCGCCAGGGCGATATTGATGCTGGCCGTCAATCTCAGGCAACCAGTGACGAGCTGCAACGCCGCAAGGAGGATGAATTCCGGCGGCAGGCAGTGGAACGCGGTTTCGAAGAGGGGCACTCGAGTGGTTACGAGACCGGCCATGGCGAGGGGTACGCGGCGGGTTACCAGGCCGGACTCGATCAGGCACTGGCCGATCATCAGGCACGCCTGGATGAAGAGCTGCAAACCACCCTGGAGCCCATGGCACGTTTGGCGCGTCATTTCGAACGCGCCATTTCACAGCTTGATGACGATGTCGCATATGCCCTGGTCGAACTGGCACTGGAAACCGGTCGTCAACTTGCAGGTAGACAACTGGAGCTGGCACCGGAACATATTCTCGATGACATCGAGGCCCTGATTGCAGCCGAACCGACGCTGAGTGGGTCACCCACCCTTTGCGTGCATCCTGATGATCTGGTGCTGGTACAACGGGAACTGGGCAATATGCTCAGCGATATCGGTTGGCAGCTGCGTGCCGAGCAGTCACTGGAGCCGGGTGATTGTCGCGTTGAGACAGAGCAACGCGAAATCGACGGCAGTCGTACCGACCGCTGGGAACGTCTGAGACACGCAGTCGGCCACGGCAAGCATTGA